The following are encoded in a window of Persicobacter psychrovividus genomic DNA:
- a CDS encoding ABC transporter permease: MRILKLLLQKEFLQIFRNKSLLPMIFVMPLIQLLVLPLAADYEVKNIAISIVDHDHSTTSAALIRTITSSGYFELNDIGDAYEEAFQQIEKDQADIILEIPAFFERDLQRLKQNKLMISVNAINGTKASLGGAYLMSIIKSFHQQLGATVQVENPRGAGSGIEVRSQHWFNEYMNYHFFMVPGILAILVTMVGAYMSSLNIVKEKEIGTIEQINVSPIKKYHFILGKLIPFWLVGFFVFSVGLGGIAYMVYGIAVQGSLWLLYFILTFFLMAMLGFGLLLSTFAATQQQAMSLAFFFMMIFLLMSGLFTPIESMPAWAQVVAYLNPVTYFIEVLRMIVLKGSSFVHVKSHLWAIIGFAVFFNGLAIFNYRKTS; the protein is encoded by the coding sequence ATGAGAATCCTTAAATTATTGCTCCAAAAGGAGTTTCTTCAGATTTTCAGAAATAAAAGTCTGTTGCCCATGATTTTTGTAATGCCACTGATCCAGTTGCTGGTGCTCCCTTTGGCGGCAGATTATGAGGTGAAAAATATTGCCATTTCCATCGTCGATCATGACCATAGCACCACTTCCGCAGCACTGATCCGCACGATTACAAGTTCAGGGTATTTTGAGCTGAATGATATCGGTGATGCCTACGAGGAAGCTTTTCAGCAAATAGAAAAAGATCAGGCAGATATTATTCTTGAAATTCCTGCATTTTTTGAACGAGATTTACAAAGGCTGAAACAGAATAAATTAATGATCTCTGTTAATGCTATTAACGGAACAAAGGCGAGCCTTGGTGGGGCTTACCTGATGAGTATCATTAAGTCTTTTCATCAGCAATTGGGGGCAACTGTTCAGGTTGAAAATCCGCGGGGTGCGGGTTCTGGGATAGAAGTTAGAAGTCAGCACTGGTTCAATGAGTATATGAATTATCACTTTTTTATGGTGCCTGGAATTTTAGCGATTTTGGTAACCATGGTGGGGGCTTATATGAGTTCACTCAATATTGTTAAGGAAAAGGAAATTGGTACCATTGAGCAAATTAATGTCAGCCCAATAAAAAAGTATCACTTTATTTTGGGAAAGCTGATTCCTTTTTGGTTAGTAGGATTTTTTGTGTTTTCCGTAGGTTTGGGAGGAATTGCCTATATGGTTTATGGCATTGCGGTGCAGGGCAGTCTGTGGCTGCTGTATTTTATCCTTACTTTTTTCCTGATGGCCATGCTCGGCTTTGGCCTGTTGCTGTCCACTTTTGCCGCAACCCAGCAACAGGCAATGTCGCTGGCATTTTTTTTCATGATGATTTTCTTGCTGATGAGTGGCCTGTTCACTCCCATTGAGTCCATGCCCGCCTGGGCGCAGGTGGTGGCTTATCTGAATCCCGTAACCTATTTTATTGAAGTCCTTCGGATGATCGTACTCAAGGGGTCGAGCTTCGTTCATGTAAAAAGTCACCTTTGGGCAATTATCGGTTTCGCCGTGTTTTTCAATGGTTTGGCCATTTTCAATTACCGTAAAACCTCCTGA
- a CDS encoding Lacal_2735 family protein, with product MFGLFKKKSKKEILQKKYEQLMEAYFHLSKTNRRASDEKYMAAQSILKQIEALG from the coding sequence ATGTTTGGACTATTCAAAAAGAAAAGCAAGAAAGAAATTTTACAGAAGAAATATGAGCAACTGATGGAAGCTTACTTTCATTTGTCAAAAACCAACAGGCGGGCGAGTGACGAGAAATATATGGCCGCACAGAGCATCCTGAAGCAGATTGAAGCTTTAGGTTAA
- a CDS encoding alpha/beta hydrolase, whose product MKAKQRPPFPLNIIRTAFPILEKCAPPLAGKLYTTLFFKPFKRPMNDRDQAFLAAAQTSILPLEGNQVKVYRWGKQESPKILLVHGWMGRATQFNVLVETLVDKGYQCITFDAPGHGQSSGKETNVLEFATIVELIYQQEGAFQMVIGHSMGAVATLFAMNKWPISTKIVQIGAPALGKDILSGYEQKVNARPQNQKYLHQFIYKKVGLDFFDVQGEKLIQTIPQNTAVLNIHDQHDTEVPFYHQQKFAEVYPQLLTMATENLGHNRTLRDERVIAKIMDFLTSEAKK is encoded by the coding sequence ATGAAAGCCAAACAGCGTCCCCCTTTTCCTTTGAATATCATCCGAACCGCCTTTCCTATATTGGAGAAATGCGCCCCGCCACTTGCTGGGAAATTATATACCACCCTGTTTTTCAAGCCTTTTAAAAGGCCGATGAACGACCGTGACCAGGCATTCCTTGCTGCTGCACAGACGTCGATCCTTCCATTGGAAGGAAATCAGGTGAAGGTCTATCGATGGGGAAAGCAGGAGTCGCCAAAAATTTTGCTCGTTCACGGATGGATGGGGCGCGCCACGCAATTTAATGTGCTCGTAGAAACGCTGGTCGATAAAGGCTACCAATGCATTACTTTTGATGCGCCAGGGCATGGTCAGTCGTCGGGAAAAGAAACCAATGTACTTGAATTTGCCACTATTGTAGAGCTGATTTATCAGCAGGAAGGTGCATTTCAAATGGTTATTGGGCATTCTATGGGGGCGGTCGCTACTTTATTTGCCATGAATAAATGGCCAATTTCAACAAAAATAGTGCAGATCGGTGCCCCAGCACTCGGCAAGGATATCCTCAGTGGCTATGAACAAAAAGTGAATGCACGTCCGCAAAATCAGAAATATTTACACCAGTTTATTTACAAAAAGGTAGGGCTTGACTTTTTCGATGTGCAGGGCGAAAAACTCATTCAGACGATCCCCCAAAATACGGCGGTGCTCAATATTCATGATCAGCACGATACCGAAGTACCTTTTTATCATCAGCAAAAATTTGCCGAAGTATATCCACAACTCCTGACCATGGCCACCGAAAACCTGGGGCACAACCGAACATTAAGAGATGAGCGGGTTATTGCCAAAATAATGGATTTTTTAACCTCCGAAGCAAAAAAATAG
- a CDS encoding GDSL-type esterase/lipase family protein gives MEFFKATEQQLFHFNGRGYFDAKDEAFIFGNAGTNIRFSFSGDALRLSVGLKKRLISNANFVRVLIDGQDHGRFPVKSRRQALDFHKLTDGRHFVEVIKETESFCGLLAFYGAEASSVFKEEARQSKPILFIGDSMTNGWGNRVSDDELQDWTGSSSAFEGFAVQSAHDLKADYALNAISGFGLYRNWNVEDDCLPLHYAKTFMPLAAQPESGTEEAPSLVVIALGTNDISSGDGEHYRSPFDAQQFISAYIDFIHHLSELYQQPRFLLLNSVMYGGEKHEIINQTLRKVVHQVTALPIDLLLMPPMACEGLSEHPSTAEHRLMADLLTDKIKQMGC, from the coding sequence ATGGAATTTTTTAAAGCGACGGAACAGCAATTGTTCCATTTTAATGGCAGGGGTTATTTCGATGCCAAAGACGAAGCATTTATTTTTGGCAATGCGGGGACGAATATTCGGTTTTCCTTTTCAGGGGATGCATTACGGCTATCTGTTGGGTTAAAGAAGCGGTTGATTTCGAACGCTAATTTTGTTCGGGTGCTGATTGACGGGCAGGATCACGGTCGATTTCCAGTTAAATCAAGGCGGCAGGCGCTGGACTTCCACAAACTGACCGACGGACGCCATTTTGTGGAGGTGATTAAAGAAACCGAAAGTTTTTGTGGATTGCTCGCCTTTTATGGGGCTGAGGCCTCTTCTGTTTTTAAAGAGGAAGCGCGGCAAAGCAAGCCAATTTTATTTATTGGAGATTCCATGACCAACGGTTGGGGCAACAGGGTTTCGGACGACGAACTTCAGGACTGGACGGGCAGCTCTTCCGCTTTTGAAGGTTTTGCCGTGCAGTCTGCGCACGATTTAAAGGCGGATTATGCCTTGAATGCGATTTCGGGATTTGGGCTGTATCGCAACTGGAATGTGGAAGACGACTGCCTGCCTTTGCATTATGCGAAAACCTTTATGCCGCTGGCTGCCCAGCCTGAAAGCGGTACGGAAGAGGCGCCATCGCTTGTTGTGATTGCCCTCGGTACCAATGATATCTCTTCAGGAGACGGGGAGCATTATCGTTCGCCTTTTGATGCCCAGCAATTTATATCCGCCTATATCGACTTTATCCACCATTTGTCGGAATTGTACCAGCAGCCGCGGTTTTTGCTACTTAACAGTGTGATGTACGGTGGAGAAAAACATGAAATTATTAACCAAACCTTACGCAAGGTTGTTCATCAGGTAACAGCGCTGCCAATCGATTTACTCCTCATGCCACCTATGGCATGCGAAGGACTTTCGGAACACCCCAGCACAGCAGAGCACCGTTTGATGGCCGATTTGCTTACTGACAAGATTAAACAAATGGGATGCTGA
- a CDS encoding MerR family transcriptional regulator: MEAFNIIDIEQLTGIKAHTLRIWEQRYNFLTPNRDDTNNRWYTNVDLKMILEIALLKDNDYRISKIVQYSPVQRAEMAQTIIARFSNVNEMLMGLLLEMAQGKQEGFEKLLASIILKLGSDEALTDVVYPLLKRTGILWHRPIVTVNQTDLVRAVVQEHLRYVIRTQQIKMEQPERSYLLYLPEGETEQLAIMFAQFLIQQEGNEVHLLSKPQLPEQLKENVLKYKPDCIMTVMNTFPGSFLTAQAYVDELSNTYPNLPILVTGKQIMGQGIIEPRNVNILNKLQDLVDFMADFQLEEIY, encoded by the coding sequence ATGGAAGCGTTTAACATTATTGACATTGAGCAACTAACAGGGATTAAAGCACACACTTTACGCATCTGGGAGCAACGCTATAATTTTTTGACTCCCAATCGTGATGATACAAATAACAGATGGTACACTAATGTGGACCTTAAGATGATTTTGGAAATTGCCCTGTTGAAGGACAATGATTACAGAATCTCTAAAATTGTACAATATTCACCGGTTCAGCGGGCGGAAATGGCGCAGACAATCATTGCGCGTTTTTCGAATGTGAATGAAATGCTGATGGGATTGTTGCTTGAAATGGCACAAGGAAAGCAAGAGGGATTTGAGAAGTTGTTGGCTTCCATTATTCTGAAACTGGGCTCGGATGAAGCACTTACCGATGTGGTGTACCCACTATTGAAACGAACAGGCATTTTGTGGCATCGTCCGATTGTTACCGTTAATCAAACGGATTTGGTACGAGCAGTAGTGCAGGAACATTTACGTTATGTGATCAGGACGCAGCAAATTAAAATGGAGCAGCCAGAGCGCAGTTACTTATTGTACTTGCCAGAAGGGGAGACCGAGCAGCTGGCCATTATGTTTGCACAGTTCCTGATTCAGCAAGAGGGAAATGAAGTCCATTTGCTTTCAAAACCTCAGCTGCCTGAGCAACTGAAGGAGAATGTTCTTAAATATAAGCCAGATTGCATCATGACCGTGATGAACACTTTCCCAGGTTCATTCCTGACAGCACAGGCTTATGTGGATGAACTTTCAAATACCTATCCGAATTTGCCGATTCTGGTAACAGGAAAGCAGATTATGGGGCAGGGCATTATTGAGCCAAGGAATGTCAACATCCTGAATAAATTGCAGGACCTTGTGGACTTTATGGCAGACTTTCAACTGGAAGAAATCTATTAA
- a CDS encoding M3 family metallopeptidase has product MSIITKLKRPAMVLVGCFTLLSACQSGAEQTADATMKENPLLATWGGKFETPAFDKMTVADLKPALEQGMAEKLQQIEAIANNSAPATFDNTILAMEKSGKALDRVFVYYGIYSSNMSNEDFRALQSEMAPKISAFSSKILQNEKLFQRIKKVYEDAQKNPLPEQQQRVVELTYEYYTMNGANLDAKAKARYAEINKELSSLYTNFSNNVLADEEGYVVYLKKDQLGGLPDSFVAAAAKAAEDRGHQGEYAITNTRSVMEPFLTYSTDRELRKKVWHNYIMRGDNGDKHDNNENITKILTLRTERVNLMGFDNFASWRLQNRMAKTPENAYALMNKVWPKALERVKEEVKDMQAIVNAEGGKFKIEPWDYRFYAEKVRKKKYDLNSDEVKQYLQLDKLREAMFDVAGKLFNFKFTPITDGSVPVFQEDVKVWEVTDLTSGKHIGLWYLDPFARKGKRSGAWATTYRSHSFMDKETDVLASNNSNFIKPAPGESVLVSWSDAETFFHEFGHALHFLSSNIKYPTLDGGVRDYTEFQSQLLERWLGTDYVINNYLKHNKTGEPMPASLVKKIKAASTFNQGFATVEYLSSALMDMKYHMLKDPSNLNPREFEQKTLADLKMPKEIVMRHRSTQFGHIFSGEGYAAAYYGYLWADVLTSDAAEMFAESKGGFYDKEVADKLVKYLFAPRNAVDPAVAYRQFRGRDAKIDALLRDRGFPVN; this is encoded by the coding sequence ATGAGCATAATTACCAAATTGAAGCGTCCTGCGATGGTTTTGGTAGGGTGTTTCACCCTGCTTTCTGCCTGCCAAAGCGGCGCCGAACAAACTGCTGACGCCACTATGAAAGAAAATCCCCTATTAGCGACCTGGGGCGGAAAATTCGAAACCCCTGCTTTCGATAAAATGACCGTTGCAGACCTGAAACCTGCCCTTGAACAAGGAATGGCTGAAAAACTGCAACAAATCGAGGCCATTGCCAATAACAGCGCGCCTGCGACTTTCGACAATACCATTCTTGCCATGGAAAAATCTGGCAAAGCATTGGATCGTGTATTTGTTTACTATGGCATTTATTCGAGTAATATGTCGAATGAGGACTTCCGAGCGCTACAGTCAGAAATGGCACCAAAAATTTCGGCCTTCAGTTCGAAAATTCTTCAGAATGAAAAGTTGTTCCAACGCATCAAAAAAGTTTATGAGGATGCGCAGAAGAACCCGCTTCCTGAGCAACAGCAACGTGTTGTGGAGCTGACGTATGAATATTATACCATGAATGGCGCCAATTTGGATGCAAAAGCCAAAGCCCGCTATGCGGAGATCAACAAGGAATTGTCTTCTCTTTACACCAACTTCTCCAACAATGTACTTGCAGATGAAGAAGGCTATGTTGTTTACCTGAAAAAAGACCAATTAGGAGGCCTGCCCGATTCTTTTGTGGCTGCTGCCGCCAAAGCCGCTGAAGACAGGGGCCATCAGGGAGAATATGCCATTACCAACACCCGATCGGTTATGGAGCCATTCCTTACTTATTCCACTGATCGCGAATTGCGCAAAAAAGTATGGCACAACTATATTATGCGTGGCGACAATGGCGATAAGCATGATAACAATGAGAACATCACGAAGATTCTTACTTTAAGAACAGAGCGCGTAAACTTGATGGGCTTTGATAATTTTGCCAGCTGGAGATTACAAAACCGCATGGCCAAAACACCTGAAAATGCTTATGCCCTGATGAATAAGGTGTGGCCTAAAGCTTTGGAACGTGTAAAGGAAGAGGTTAAGGACATGCAGGCGATTGTGAATGCTGAAGGCGGAAAATTCAAAATTGAGCCGTGGGATTATCGTTTCTATGCGGAAAAAGTTCGCAAGAAAAAGTATGACCTTAATTCTGATGAGGTAAAACAGTATTTGCAGCTCGACAAATTGCGTGAAGCCATGTTTGATGTGGCAGGAAAACTTTTCAACTTCAAATTTACCCCAATTACTGACGGCAGTGTTCCTGTTTTTCAGGAGGATGTAAAAGTTTGGGAAGTCACCGACCTCACCTCAGGAAAACATATCGGTTTGTGGTACCTTGATCCTTTTGCACGCAAAGGGAAACGCTCTGGCGCCTGGGCAACGACCTATCGCAGTCATAGCTTCATGGACAAAGAAACTGATGTTTTGGCATCGAACAACTCGAATTTCATTAAGCCTGCACCAGGTGAATCTGTTTTGGTTTCTTGGTCGGATGCAGAAACTTTCTTCCATGAATTTGGGCACGCCCTGCACTTCCTGAGCTCGAATATCAAATACCCAACGCTCGATGGTGGTGTTCGTGATTATACCGAATTTCAGTCGCAACTTTTGGAGCGCTGGTTAGGCACTGACTACGTGATTAACAACTACCTGAAGCACAATAAAACAGGCGAGCCAATGCCTGCTTCACTGGTGAAGAAAATCAAAGCGGCCTCCACTTTCAACCAAGGGTTTGCCACTGTTGAATATCTGTCGTCAGCGCTGATGGACATGAAGTACCACATGCTGAAAGACCCATCGAATTTAAATCCACGTGAATTCGAGCAAAAAACTTTAGCGGACTTGAAGATGCCTAAAGAGATTGTGATGCGTCACCGTTCAACGCAGTTTGGTCACATTTTCAGCGGTGAAGGTTATGCCGCTGCATACTATGGCTACCTGTGGGCCGATGTACTGACTTCAGATGCTGCCGAGATGTTTGCAGAATCCAAAGGTGGATTTTACGATAAAGAAGTGGCTGACAAACTGGTGAAATACCTTTTTGCTCCGCGAAATGCCGTTGACCCTGCAGTTGCATACCGACAGTTCCGTGGCCGAGATGCAAAAATTGACGCCTTACTAAGAGATCGCGGTTTTCCAGTAAACTAA